The following proteins are co-located in the Leptospira weilii genome:
- a CDS encoding glycoside hydrolase family 3 protein produces the protein MLPEFVFTEFKVFLFCQTMIRRFLIVFLLLLSFLTVLYYVSSYQQELQAEGLDKYLESQAKEIVNKMSPEELTGQVIHVTIPGKTLDETAEKEIEEILPGGIILFGTNLGSKEEISKLNLELQKKSMEFSKLPLLISVDQEGGRVLRVKDGVTQFPGAMALGQTKNADYAYKVGFVTSYQLRKLGFNFVFAPDLDINNNPDNPVINTRSMGSTPEMVSISGIGYEKGARIGGAIPTIKHFPGHGDTNVDSHLGLPKIDKTLEELEKMELIPFRESIQQGAEVVMSAHIVYPKLDPNFPATLSSKILTEILREKMGFKGVIITDAMEMNAIDVHYKDRDPGVLAILAGADILLMTSWGKTTRNMKNQVLTAYKKGTFQKGERDLLKEAVYRQILLKLKHGIVYEFSSKKSESKEKLSELEQKEIAFFQDQIAEREKNFLEIFSPTLNSEVSKASIVAFPSSFDPITVKTEETIFALRGKDFEALLAEKNIQNTNPGKISSLVKDNKFKRIVVTTFSQLELDLAAGLAKRYPKMEIVDLHYGTPFLKLNTLPNLKILFSFSPTLESKKALLYSVLERTSPIPVVDLILKGSDEKTVSQP, from the coding sequence TTGCTCCCGGAATTTGTTTTTACAGAATTCAAGGTTTTCCTATTCTGTCAAACTATGATCCGACGTTTTCTAATCGTATTCCTGCTTCTTCTGAGTTTTCTAACCGTACTCTACTACGTCAGTTCCTACCAACAAGAACTACAAGCCGAAGGTTTGGATAAATATCTAGAATCACAGGCAAAAGAGATCGTAAATAAGATGAGTCCCGAAGAATTAACCGGTCAAGTGATCCATGTGACGATTCCCGGCAAAACCTTGGATGAAACCGCTGAAAAGGAAATCGAAGAGATTCTTCCCGGTGGAATCATTCTTTTCGGAACGAATCTTGGTAGCAAAGAGGAAATTTCAAAACTCAATCTCGAACTGCAAAAGAAGAGTATGGAATTTTCCAAACTGCCTCTTTTGATTTCAGTCGATCAAGAAGGAGGAAGAGTTCTGCGAGTTAAAGACGGGGTCACCCAATTTCCGGGAGCAATGGCGCTCGGCCAAACCAAAAACGCAGACTACGCGTATAAAGTCGGCTTTGTGACTTCTTATCAACTTCGAAAACTCGGATTTAATTTTGTATTTGCTCCCGACTTAGATATCAACAACAATCCGGATAATCCGGTGATCAACACTCGTTCGATGGGAAGTACGCCCGAAATGGTTTCCATTTCTGGAATCGGATACGAAAAAGGCGCAAGAATCGGAGGAGCCATTCCTACGATCAAGCACTTTCCCGGACACGGAGATACGAACGTGGACAGTCACCTCGGACTTCCCAAGATCGACAAGACCTTGGAAGAATTGGAAAAAATGGAACTCATTCCGTTCCGGGAATCCATACAACAAGGCGCCGAAGTCGTGATGAGCGCGCATATCGTATATCCGAAACTGGACCCGAATTTCCCCGCGACCCTTTCCTCAAAAATTCTCACCGAAATCCTAAGAGAAAAAATGGGATTCAAAGGTGTCATCATCACGGACGCGATGGAGATGAACGCGATTGATGTACACTACAAAGACCGCGATCCGGGAGTACTTGCGATACTAGCGGGAGCGGATATCTTGTTGATGACGAGTTGGGGAAAAACGACCCGCAATATGAAGAATCAGGTATTGACTGCATACAAAAAAGGAACCTTTCAAAAAGGAGAAAGAGATCTCTTAAAAGAAGCCGTATACAGACAGATTCTTTTAAAGCTCAAACACGGAATCGTCTACGAATTCTCTTCTAAAAAATCCGAATCGAAAGAAAAACTTTCGGAGTTGGAACAAAAAGAAATCGCCTTTTTTCAAGATCAGATCGCGGAAAGAGAAAAAAACTTCTTAGAAATTTTTTCGCCGACTCTAAATTCGGAAGTATCCAAAGCTTCCATCGTCGCATTTCCGTCCTCTTTCGATCCGATTACCGTAAAAACGGAAGAAACGATCTTCGCCCTCCGAGGAAAAGACTTCGAAGCCTTACTCGCAGAAAAAAATATTCAAAACACAAACCCCGGAAAAATTTCGAGTCTGGTCAAAGACAATAAGTTCAAACGGATTGTAGTAACCACATTCAGTCAATTGGAATTGGACTTAGCGGCCGGACTGGCAAAACGTTATCCGAAAATGGAAATCGTGGATCTTCACTACGGAACTCCATTCTTAAAATTGAATACGTTGCCGAATCTGAAAATCTTATTTTCTTTCTCTCCGACGTTGGAATCTAAAAAAGCGCTTTTGTATTCCGTTTTGGAAAGAACTTCCCCGATTCCGGTCGTAGATCTGATATTAAAAGGTTCTGACGAAAAGACCGTCTCCCAACCATGA
- a CDS encoding arylesterase, with the protein MFLFKILILISSCSLIHAESNVPKIRILFFGDSLTAGLGLGSPEEAFPALVEKELFKNGISTQAINAGMSGDTTSGGLARLDWAMSSGFDLFVLELGANDSMRGISPDQTEKNLKEIIVRVRKKNPKVKILLVGMKTFPNLGKEYRKKFEAVFPKIAKEENLPLVPFFLDGVAGVKKLNQKDGIHPTAEGHRVLAKNLFPFVQKILKKE; encoded by the coding sequence ATGTTTCTTTTCAAGATCTTAATTCTTATTTCCAGTTGTTCTTTGATTCACGCAGAGTCGAATGTCCCTAAGATTCGAATTCTGTTTTTCGGAGACAGTCTTACTGCCGGGTTGGGGCTTGGTTCTCCGGAAGAGGCGTTTCCGGCTCTCGTGGAAAAAGAACTTTTCAAAAACGGAATTTCTACTCAAGCAATCAACGCCGGTATGAGCGGTGACACGACTTCGGGAGGTCTTGCTCGTTTGGATTGGGCGATGTCATCCGGCTTTGATCTGTTCGTTTTAGAACTTGGAGCGAACGATTCGATGAGAGGGATTTCGCCCGATCAAACCGAAAAAAATTTGAAAGAGATCATTGTTAGAGTAAGAAAGAAAAATCCGAAAGTGAAGATCCTTCTTGTTGGCATGAAAACATTTCCGAATCTAGGAAAAGAGTATCGAAAAAAATTCGAAGCTGTTTTTCCTAAGATCGCTAAGGAAGAAAATCTTCCACTCGTTCCTTTTTTTCTAGACGGTGTGGCTGGAGTCAAAAAATTGAATCAGAAGGACGGAATTCATCCGACTGCGGAAGGACATAGGGTTCTAGCTAAAAATCTTTTTCCCTTCGTTCAAAAAATTTTGAAGAAAGAATGA